The window GCTGGCCTGGTGCGGCTGCGTGCAGGTATGGCGCAGTGCCCGCAACTGGCCTTCGAGCGTCTCCAGCGCCATGCGCTGCGCGTGGATCTGCTCGATCTGCCGGTCCAGCAAGGCATTGATGTCGTCGCAGGCGAGACTCGGATTCCGCTCGAAGTCGCGCAGGCGGCGCACGTCGGCCAGGCTCATGCCGAGCGAGCGGCAATGGCGCACGAAGTTGAGCTGGACCAGGTGGGGGTCGCCATAGCGGCGGTAGCCGTTGTCCTCGCGCTGCGGTGCGTCCAGCAGACCCTCGCGCTCGTAGTAGCGGATGGTTTCGACGTCGCAGAGGCC of the Cupriavidus malaysiensis genome contains:
- a CDS encoding Cd(II)/Pb(II)-responsive transcriptional regulator codes for the protein MRIGELARRGLCDVETIRYYEREGLLDAPQREDNGYRRYGDPHLVQLNFVRHCRSLGMSLADVRRLRDFERNPSLACDDINALLDRQIEQIHAQRMALETLEGQLRALRHTCTQPHQASECGILQNLQQAAAGASCECHAHG